A region of the Argopecten irradians isolate NY chromosome 16, Ai_NY, whole genome shotgun sequence genome:
GGAGGATATCGACGACTGGAGGTCAGAGGTCATGTCTGAACGATCCTACCAATCAAGTACTCTGTCTCATTCACAGTCACAGTACAGACAGAGGGACGGCCAATCAAATTACAGGATACATAATTACGGTGGAAGGGAGATAAACAATAATAAGAAATTGTCCAATGGAAATAGAATGTACAGTAGTCATAATGATATTTATTCACATTCGAAACCGTCGCGGATGTTTGAGAAAGAGACAAAAGAAAACCGTGCGTTGAAAAGTGATGAATTGTATAAGCCGGTTCGGAGGGAGGCTGATATCAAGGAGGAAGAGCCAGTGTCAGAACAAGTGTCAAGGTCACATAGTCTTGGAGACTTGACAACGGGTTTGACCTTGTCTCTTGTGGGACAGCGAAAATATGAAAGTTCGCAGCATGTGGCTGGTGAAAAAATGTCCCTTACACTACCAAAGGATACCAGCAAAACACCGGaggatattaaaaataaattagtgAAGTCTAAAATGGAATCTAAAAAAGATTCCAGGGAAGCTACAGCAAAGAAGGAATCAGTTGTGAGTAAAAGTGAAACTAATGTGAATAGTCCTGTGGCTCCGGCGAAGCCACGCCGTTCACTTCCTGTCGTTCCGAGAGGGAGTGATGTGTCGGAAAAGAAGAAACATTACACAGAAATGGTGCGACAGCGAATCAATGTCCACAGTAGTATGAGCGGGTCTTCATCACGACAGTCTGTCAATACACCACAGTCGACTAGCGACCAATCAAAACGTGTCAGTGGAACACCGTCAGACCGCGAAGTGTCGGATCTTCTAGACTCGCAATCGTCTGATACTTCATCAAAGTCTTCACACTCGAAAGAAAGTCAAAATGGCAAATTGGAGAATATATCGGAACATAGGGCCTCGGCTCCAGTGGAGAAGTCCGACAATACGTTAGACACATCAGATTTCGAAGCTGGGAATTACGCGACGATGCCATCTAGTGTTCGTGGTGAATCAGGGGTTACAACTGTGACTTCAGTCAGCAGTACGGCCGATTCAGGATATTCTACAAACGATCCTGAAAACGATGTGTATTCTTCGTCATCGTATTctaaaagtttacaaaaattCGCCCAGAGTTTGTATACAAATGGGAAGGGGTACGGAGGGAGTCACCGGCGTGACTCGACGAGTCAACGGGAGCCCGTGGACTTTAACTCGCCCTTCAGTCCACCTAATGCGACCAGTAGTCCCACCAAAGTCAATGCTCCTGGATTTCCAAACTCAAACAATAGTGACAGCAAGTTAAGCACAAAGAGTTTGGAGCCAAATAGGAGACATTCTTCAGTGATGAGGTCAGTATCAAATGGTGACATTGACCCCGGGGTCAGGCCAGTGTCGTACGGTGCAGGTAGTCCACCAGCCGCCATGGGCAACTTGTCTGTTTATAGTGCTGTACCCGTGAATAGGGTaccaagggcagacaactcacACAGCCAACCAAGGGGACGTAACTCTTCACCACAAAGGGGGCATAAATCTGTGGTGTCACCAACACAGAGGCAGGGATATCAAAATAACAACGGACAAAATTATGTTGTATCGCCAAGTAATCAACATCCGTCACCTGCcgtaaggggacataactctgttGGTTCACCGACAAATCGTCATGTGTCTCCAGTGCAAAGGGGACATCATTCTGTAACTTCACCAACAAATCGCCATTTTTCACCTGCCcaaaggggacataactctgtcAGTTCACCAACGAATCGTCACATGTCACAGGTGCAAAGAGGTCCAAGTTCTGCGAATTCTCCAGCGAATCGACGGATATCTCCTGCACAAAAAGTGTATAATTCTATGACGTCGCCACCCAATCAGGCTAAGGCTGTGCCTGCATGGAATAATGTCGGCTCCAAAATGATACCTCCTACCTCTAGCAGTACTGGTGCTTATCATggacattttaaaacaattcagAATAATATTGACTCTCAAAATCGTCCCAGCCAACAAGGGGGAAATCCGTTCATCAGGAACAGAGAGCAGCCCACAGGTCAGGTCAAAGAAACTGTTGTAGACTATAGGTCAAGATCACCAAGGTCAGATCGTCCAAGGTCACCCAGGTCAGAAAGGCAAAGGTCGCCTCGATCTGACCAAAGGTCACCTCGTGGTGAACCGCCAAGGATTTTAGATTATCCAGTAAACGcattgaccttgaacttgaaACACACTCGTTCACAGTATAATCCATCTACAAGCCAACCAGGTCACTCAACTGTGACTCGACCAATGAAAGCGAACGTTTCTCATTCAAacacatcacagtacagtacgTTGCCTGGCAACTTCAAATTCAACACTAAATCGGAAGAAGACAGTCAAAACTGCAATACACCATGTTTGTTCCAGATTCTTTTGTCACATGAGCTGGCATCTGTTCGTTTTACGATTGAAGACAAATCAGTGTTGTTCAATAACATGAGACTATGTGAGTGCTCTGTCGCTTTACCCGTGCTACGCAAATTGccaaagaaagacaactctctTCCTGTTTCACCTCAGGGGAAATATGCACAGTTGGGCGGACCAGGCAGTGCATTCAAACCTGTGAAAATTCCTTCCAGTAACGTTTCCTTCACCATGGTAACGGTAGCTGATGTCTCCAGACAACTCAGTCAGTACTGCGATGTTGGAGAGCTCCAAAAAGGGGACATAATCGTGGAGGTATGTAAAGCAGAGACAAATCAAATTTTGCTATAATTTTTGCAAATCCAACTTTGCATTCTCAAGTGGAAAAATCAAGTGAAAGCTTCAAATAATCTGAAAACTTTCAGTTTAATGTAATTTTTAAGTGGAAAATTTACTCAATACtagttaaaatgaaaacaaaaggcACTTTAATGTTTAGAATTCTGAAAATACTACTCAATACTGTGCCTTATATAATATTGGGTCGATATTTCACCTTTTTACCTTTAGTACATCGACCACCTTCTCACTTTTAACGTTAGTGTTTATCATAATGACAAATACTCAAAGGcaataattaaattttcacttcattaatcaaatttaaatatatatttatttatatctacaaCTGCATACTTACTAGATTTCAAGACATCTGATTTAACAAATTTGATACACTGTTCATGGTTTATTGGACATGTTTAAAATTTGAGAAATTATCTTTTACAGGTGAATGAGAATCTAGTAATGGCAGATTCAGTGTCTGGGATCAAAGCTCGGATACAGGAAGGACCAGAAGAGTTTGTGTTCACTGTAGCAAGGGCAAGGTCATCTACATCTTCCCCAAAGGTATTGATGGAGACTTtttgagttatctgcccttaaaTAGAGTTATCTACTCTTAGATAgagatatttgtttttgaataGAGGTATTTGCTCTTagagagttatctgtccttcaATGGAGTTATGTGTCCTTAGATTGAGTTATCTGTCCTTaaatagagttatctgctccaagatagagttatctgctttagatagagttatctgctcttccATGTGTTGTCTGCCCTTaaatagagttatctgctcttagATAGAGTTTTCTGCTCTTAGATAGAGTTATTTGCACTtagatagagttatctgcccttggatggagttatctgtccttagatagagttatctgcccttggatGGAGTTATCTGCTCATAGAGTTATATGCTCtcagttaaaaataaaagaaagactGATAAAATGGCAAAATTATTACAACCAGATGTTTAGCTTTTAAAtccaaattattttgatatctcTGTTATTTCTAGAATCAGAAAGAATCTCAATCTGAGGTGGAAAACCTAAAGAAACAGTTGGAGTCGATGAAACAGGAACTCAAACGAAAGGAACGTGCAATCAGAGAACTTAACGCcatgttaccatggaaacctgAAAGTGAGGCTGTCAACGGTACCCAAGAAATCAATGGCAATTGTTACCCTAGTGACTCGTTAGTTAGTGGACTCAGTGAGGACGAGTTTATTGTGTGAGATTTGTAAGTGGGATTGGTGAAGATAAATTTATCGTGTGAGATTTGTAAGTGGGATCAGTGAGGACGAGTTTATTGTGTGAGATTTGTAAGTGGGATTGGTGAAGATAAATTTATCGTGTGAGATTTGTAAGTTGAGTCAGTGAGGATGAGTTTATTGTGCGAGATTCCTTAGTGGACTCTGTGAAGATGAATTTATCTTGTAAGATTCCTTATTGGAATTGGTGAGAATGAATTTATTGAGAGGTTCTCTTGTGGACTCGGCAAGGATGAAATTGTGTGAGGTTTGATGGAATTTTGTGGCACTGTCTTGCCCAAAGGACGtctatgatattttataatgtataaatatgtattagCAATATTCTTTAAAGTATCCACCGAAGAAGAAATTTTAGCAATAAGGATGTCAGATCTGATTTAGATTTGTTATAAGGGGTCATTCTACCTCGTATGTCTTAAACGAGTGAATTTTGCAGAGATATTTGTTGGCAATACTTATTCTCAATGAATGTGAGAAAAGAGTGTGTACTGGAGTGAATGTCTATGTAAAGCAATTATGAAAAATCTTATTAGAAAAAAGAGGCATATTTActgacaaaaaaatatatataatagaccAGAATATTCAAATACATACAGCAAGCATTTGTAGCATGTGTTTCTATTTCATAAAGAAAGATTATAAAATAATAGGACCATTATACGGTAATTACAATGTAAGTAACAGTATGGCAAACTCAGAGTCATATTATTATATGGTACAttgaaaacatgtaaaataagATTACTTctaaaatgtatacatttacaGTTTTCCCAAGGGGATGTTATTGAATCTTttacaattatcaaattatgTGTTACgcatatatacacaatgttgGCAATACAGTGTCAAATTCTTAGTTGATAGACATAGTATTTTATTCGGGTTaaattctaaattttatttctattaaagATGTATTTACTTGGttcaaatcaaatttttattccttcagaaaatattttctgttattgtgtcatttttgtgacaagggaggtaattataaaataaaccaTAGAATGTTGGagatttatatttaataaataaactaTATAGCTTTATCATATTTAGATAAACTTTTtcaataatatatgtaaaactttggaaattgtcaaaattcatCAGCAATTGAGTTGATACATTATAAGATTATAGCATCCAGAAGACTTTCAAATCAAGAAAATGGCAGTTAGAGAGACAGAaatgttattgatattattttatttgttccCCCCTAtgatttcataatgaactgatCCAGTTTTAGAATCGGAGTTCAAAAGTGTTTTCAGGTTtgaatgaaaacattttataagtacaCTATGTTAAGTTGAAATGTTATCAATTATGCTATGTCTgagtttaattttattttaattttcaactCTAGTTTATATTCGGATATCATATTAACGAAAAAGTGAAATACACATTTCTTGATtagtataaaaaatatgaagatTGTTATATGTGATAAGAAATTTTATACTCAAttataaaatagatattttcCTTTAATATTTCTCTATCTATTTTATATTCAGTGAGAAAATGGATATTTtcctttttgtttttcttataaaatcCTTACTGGTCTGTACTTTAATCTAGTACTAGTTACACAGAATAATGTGTATAAATGGTAATATCatacaattataaaataaatggtGCTGATGTGTTAACAGGATCTATAAATATTCTGTAATCTAGACTTTGTAATTCATAAAATCTGTGCCTTTAACACACTGGATCTCACCTACATTTACATAATGGATCCAACCATAGATTCATATCGTTCGGTCCATTCAGATACCAAGGGATGAGAgagttatatttgttttgtagtaaaagtatattgttattttatatttatttttgtatgtcaATTTCtgccatatttgaatttctatAATAAAGGAAAATTCAAATCTATATGTTGGTGTttgttgttaaaaaaaaataactataaACTGTCAAATTGACGCACGGCAAGCAAAGATCGtgcatcaaaataaattttgctgtgTCAATGACCCGAGGTCGCGGGTTAATGGATGCCTTGTATACAGAAATCAAAGTGCATTGTACATACATTTAAACTATTTTAGCTTGCTACAAATATGTTCCAAGagtcattttcaaataaaacatgaaacaaAAATGGACATCTAATCAATAGAAATCGAAATGCAGCTATTTCTTGAAGTACCAAATTAATGGCAAAGCATGGCCAGCAACCCATTTCTTATTAAGATTgaaagagttacctccccttcaaCATTCTTGACtattagagttatttcccttagcCTCTTCAGAAATGAAAATGTAGACTTtcatcagagatttagatagtaattAAATTACATGGAAGGATATCAATTCTTAAAaggttttcaaataaaaaaatgtatcaagtatttttttagatttagGCTTAATATCTTGAGTATTCTTTATATCAAAACTCGTTTTCTTTTATGATAACTGCCATTCTTCTTCATTcaaaccagagatttaaatataattctgttcaaaccaaggatttataagtgagaaggattcgtgactgtctctttacactactaaacaccacacgagacgcctatgaaccgggaataaaaaccgtttttctcaacaaatacttgtcttatcaagtcaaacgaaacaccaatgtaaagtttattaaattttacaacgtttattacttgctttaaggacggaaaaTTTAGGAAATATGTCTTAAAATTTCGTTAAAAagtacgacagctcatgaaatgacggccccgcttcaAAAAGTGAGACGGTAACCCTCGTatccgcaagctacatcaaaggctgcgccggcagatatcaaaggaaaacggtcgtcgcccaacgtcacggtcagtgcacaaacacaaaagctcctacgTTGTACTcccccccaaaacccagtgtgacttatccttctcatatacgtccttgttcaAACCAGCAATGGTATTAAAAAATTACAACAACTTTAAAATTTGAAGGGGAATGCTCGTCCGCGgaacgcgtttgcgggggatattgttTTGGGCTCCGTCCGAGATTATTTTCTGGGCTATAGCTCAAAAACCATTCAacgcagctccatgaaactttcagaatatatacagacatttacaagTGCCCTGATTGTGGTTTTTGCTATCGTGAACCTTCtattttgagaattttttttccgttaccggggaaacttagtcaaaaataccaatttTTTTCCCTTTTGTTTCCGGACTATAACTCTAAAACCGATCAACGTACGTAGCTCCATGAATCTTTCTGATTATATCAAAAGAGTACACTGTAGCCTTGTCTGCCTTTTGCTGTTGCGGGCCTTcaatttttggattttttttttcttctgttaccatggaaattagtcaaaaataccaaattacagtttctttttgttacctgctgttattattattttttcagttttgcaACCATTTAAGGTTCTACTTGAATATGGGTTTTTATACCAACTGCGGGGCGCGGGGGATGATGCcacgctttgcggctccttgtacttttttttcagttttacaatattcGCATACATTATGattgaataattgttactttgacaTATATTTTAGTTTGTATACCAATTGcggggcgcgggggataatggATAATGGACTCCATGTTTAAATTTGTCTAATATATtggcaaattaaaaaaacaactaatATATAGGCAGTAAGAGCGGACTAGAGGAAGGCTTGCTCATCAATAAAGTCGGTTACAAAGTAGTCGCTGGAAAGATTAGGTCTCGCTTCAAAAAATGCTTTTGAAATGACAAGAAAATTACGTGAAAATGGGGCATACAATACTATCTTGTCAAAATAGCCTTCTTCAAAACCTGAAACTAACAAACTAAATGCATTTACCAACAATTTAGCCGAACATTCTCAAACAAATCTCAACAATAGAAGTCCTTCATGCCAGACTAAATCATAAGCTTTCTCTAAGTCTAGAAATACCGCTATAGCATGATGGGTTTTACTTAGCGAGACTTTAACTTCTGACGTGAGCCTAATGAGCGAGTCTAGTGTAGACCTATTGTTTCTAAACCCGCTTTcttaataggtacatgtattgttttaatctACATATGGGAGGGGGATTAAGGCTGTGGGTCTATAGGATGCTGGATCTTGCTtacatgtatctttatataacttacatgtatgtattgaaAAAACGATAGCACTGTCCCAGGAATGTGGGTAGGTACCCGATTTTAGAATGGTGTTTTACAGATCTAATATGATTTCATTAGCGTTATTCTTACAATGTTTCATAATGGTATAACTTTTCTTAGAAATAAGAGCTTTGAGGTATTCCTGCATTGCGAAGGGGTGATTTAGAGTGTTATCGTTATTTCCCAAATCCCTAAGTTCCTCCCTAATGCTGTCTAAGGTGTTGCCCTTATTGTCCATATATTTGCATCTTTTTTATTAATTGTACTTAAAAGGTAGCAagacaagtcacgtgcttatacctcattcatgccattggccgaaatataaattgtattatgggtaactagcgATCACGTGATTGAGTGTTTACTTCCATATatagtgatagtttgcttgccattttttcgcaaaattgatttatttaaaaatatttagactccaaaatgttattatatattgcatgcatatcattttgacttgcacatatgtactgtttcACTATGAATAATGgcctgaaatgagttataaagcTGGTCCTTTCACGCTTtatctataaataattaatgCGAATTGGCAAATTCAATGgatctaaccgtctaatctaggatcagcgaagatcggctactcccggctaaattcgtagaattctaaatttatatatatttatttgctttaggtttcagaacagataaatatatcacaaataaaaaagatatcCGTTAAAAGGCcaaatgatatatatgaaataccatgtcagagaaatcactatattgggagtaaacacacaatcatgtgatcactagttacccataatacaattccgtatttcggccaatggcatgaatgaggtataagcacgtgacttgtgtTACTACCGTGATTTCACTACACAGAACGCGTGATAGGATGAATTCCTCGCGGGTTGGGGTTTCATTTCCAAGATTTGAAATTGCTAAACAATATCaccatatcattgtttaatatcCATATTCTTTCCAACCAAATGGTAAACCTTCTGCGTAGCCCATCTAGGACACTTTTGGGAAGCTGATACAGCTAGTATTACATTTAAATCTTGGGAGTCTGTATACGTAGTGTGAGTGACTAGTCAACGGCGAGCTGACAGTGAGCTGAGTGAGTGAGCTGACGAGTGAGCTTGAAATACGATATATAGCTGATGCTGAAGTGATCATGAGTGAGCTGGAGAGAGGGGCAATGGTGTGGAATGAGTCAGAGAAGTTGCTAAacccacagggacttgtaacgtaggttgtgagaaagtctgttgtgtatacatgtgtactaggcctatatactatataaaaggacaaccTACATTACAAGTCCCTAtggctaaacctgcctatattatgagttttttttaattgtttttgcctaatacatagattatatattaggcaaaaaaattaaaaaggcCCAATAATATAGgtaggtttagcggactaccaGAGAGGGCGTCTGAGGAATAGACAAAATTCAGTCGTATGATGTGTAATGTGTAgactattttgaaaatatcactgtATTTATCATCACTGTTGTTAAATATTGTTTGTACAATACTTGTGTTaccaacatttatttatttacaaatgtttacGCCAAAGCACGAATTAATTATATTCTGAATACACCTACAATACTAATAGTGTCCAGAAATGCCGGGACGGGAGTCCtaattttcagtttttatttggattttatatACTGCTTcattatgaaatatatcaaaagctGCATGAGTCGTAGAAATTTGATCCGGTTTCCCGGATTATTTGGACTGTTCCGGGATAAGTTGCTTTGGAGGGGACTCGGCAGGGAATAACATTGCATCCACATTGTTTCACCCCTGACTACACCCCTGTACCCATTACTTAAACTAATTGGTTTGCTGCTAATTGCCACGTGGTCCCTTGATGATGACGTCACTCAGAATTCATAACTTCGATTACAAATTAGCCTGAAAGTTTAAACATGTCATGATTAATTACGTTGGACGACCTGAGCATAGTTATGGTTCTAAAGTTCCAACATGATTGTCGTCAATCGATAAACTCCACTACAAGCTTACTGTaactatattttgttatttcattttccATTCCAGTCTTTGATGACACTGTGTGGTGTCTGTGTggtgcacagggacctggcacggaTTTCTAACCAACGGTATTTTCTATATCTATATGATAGTATCTAGTAGATAAATACTGTTGGTAAGAAATTGGTGCAAGGTCCCTGTGGTGTGATGGGACCACTTgaagtgatatacatgtgagGCATACAAtagtaatataagactctttcatatgtggatatgaaggatagggatattctaccggagggtcacaaaatgtagtaaaacccgaggcttgaaagagtatttttctttcatacctcgacgttttattgcaactttacaactataatatctcgccattttgaaataaattcgaagaaatccacagctgaaaatcattttttatacaTGACAAATTATGTGATATTCTCAACagaaattccgttgtttgcatcttttatagtaaaaccagtcaagtttgtgaaaaaaatgttaaaattttatcgaggaaatagaaattgtgttgacgccgtgacgtcacgaggctcatgtacatgtattgccctagaccagccagtattacacgtgtaagTATGAAAGAATATAGTTGGTAATATAGGGCTTCCAATAGTAGTAAGGCTTATTATGGTAGTATGCATGGCTTATaatggtaatacatgtataaagggCTTATAATGGTAATATAAAGCTTACAATGGTAGTAAGGCTTATAATGGTAGTATACAGGGCTTATAATGGTAATATAAA
Encoded here:
- the LOC138311067 gene encoding dentin sialophosphoprotein-like isoform X4 translates to MDKWSEFSQLKVQCGSILVSPGERANKVKTNILLAPTTPDKRNKKTSKHALTVASSFGHVHSFLRDDDVVLNELEKKDANNKCLMLIKKPKTGARQMLKSQSWANLSVSDSNLYKQLDGTFHGDGRRHAKYRMRRKQSDLQQLPPEGVSSLSNSLTDHSNNNLSTSSSDKENHWREDIDDWRSEVMSERSYQSSTLSHSQSQYRQRDGQSNYRIHNYGGREINNNKKLSNGNRMYSSHNDIYSHSKPSRMFEKETKENRALKSDELYKPVRREADIKEEEPVSEQVSRSHSLGDLTTGLTLSLVGQRKYESSQHVAGEKMSLTLPKDTSKTPEDIKNKLVKSKMESKKDSREATAKKESVVSKSETNVNSPVAPAKPRRSLPVVPRGSDVSEKKKHYTEMVRQRINVHSSMSGSSSRQSVNTPQSTSDQSKRVSGTPSDREVSDLLDSQSSDTSSKSSHSKESQNGKLENISEHRASAPVEKSDNTLDTSDFEAGNYATMPSSVRGESGVTTVTSVSSTADSGYSTNDPENDVYSSSSYSKSLQKFAQSLYTNGKGYGGSHRRDSTSQREPVDFNSPFSPPNATSSPTKVNAPGFPNSNNSDSKLSTKSLEPNRRHSSVMRSVSNGDIDPGVRPVSYGAGSPPAAMGNLSVYSAVPVNRVPRADNSHSQPRGRNSSPQRGHKSVVSPTQRQGYQNNNGQNYVVSPSNQHPSPAVRGHNSVGSPTNRHVSPVQRGHHSVTSPTNRHFSPAQRGHNSVSSPTNRHMSQVQRGPSSANSPANRRISPAQKVYNSMTSPPNQAKAVPAWNNVGSKMIPPTSSSTGAYHGHFKTIQNNIDSQNRPSQQGGNPFIRNREQPTGQVKETVVDYRSRSPRSDRPRSPRSERQRSPRSDQRSPRGEPPRILDYPVNALTLNLKHTRSQYNPSTSQPGHSTVTRPMKANVSHSNTSQYSTLPGNFKFNTKSEEDSQNCNTPCLFQILLSHELASVRFTIEDKSVLFNNMRLCECSVALPVLRKLPKKDNSLPVSPQGKYAQLGGPGSAFKPVKIPSSNVSFTMVTVADVSRQLSQYCDVGELQKGDIIVEVNENLVMADSVSGIKARIQEGPEEFVFTVARARSSTSSPKNQKESQSEVENLKKQLESMKQELKRKERAIRELNAMLPWKPESEAVNGTQEINGNCYPSDSLVSGLSEDEFIV
- the LOC138311067 gene encoding dentin sialophosphoprotein-like isoform X3, which codes for MDTTSTLQKQITMKENKGFMVDVYDGRSWPVVQCGSILVSPGERANKVKTNILLAPTTPDKRNKKTSKHALTVASSFGHVHSFLRDDDVVLNELEKKDANNKCLMLIKKPKTGARQMLKSQSWANLSVSDSNLYKQLDGTFHGDGRRHAKYRMRRKQSDLQQLPPEGVSSLSNSLTDHSNNNLSTSSSDKENHWREDIDDWRSEVMSERSYQSSTLSHSQSQYRQRDGQSNYRIHNYGGREINNNKKLSNGNRMYSSHNDIYSHSKPSRMFEKETKENRALKSDELYKPVRREADIKEEEPVSEQVSRSHSLGDLTTGLTLSLVGQRKYESSQHVAGEKMSLTLPKDTSKTPEDIKNKLVKSKMESKKDSREATAKKESVVSKSETNVNSPVAPAKPRRSLPVVPRGSDVSEKKKHYTEMVRQRINVHSSMSGSSSRQSVNTPQSTSDQSKRVSGTPSDREVSDLLDSQSSDTSSKSSHSKESQNGKLENISEHRASAPVEKSDNTLDTSDFEAGNYATMPSSVRGESGVTTVTSVSSTADSGYSTNDPENDVYSSSSYSKSLQKFAQSLYTNGKGYGGSHRRDSTSQREPVDFNSPFSPPNATSSPTKVNAPGFPNSNNSDSKLSTKSLEPNRRHSSVMRSVSNGDIDPGVRPVSYGAGSPPAAMGNLSVYSAVPVNRVPRADNSHSQPRGRNSSPQRGHKSVVSPTQRQGYQNNNGQNYVVSPSNQHPSPAVRGHNSVGSPTNRHVSPVQRGHHSVTSPTNRHFSPAQRGHNSVSSPTNRHMSQVQRGPSSANSPANRRISPAQKVYNSMTSPPNQAKAVPAWNNVGSKMIPPTSSSTGAYHGHFKTIQNNIDSQNRPSQQGGNPFIRNREQPTGQVKETVVDYRSRSPRSDRPRSPRSERQRSPRSDQRSPRGEPPRILDYPVNALTLNLKHTRSQYNPSTSQPGHSTVTRPMKANVSHSNTSQYSTLPGNFKFNTKSEEDSQNCNTPCLFQILLSHELASVRFTIEDKSVLFNNMRLCECSVALPVLRKLPKKDNSLPVSPQGKYAQLGGPGSAFKPVKIPSSNVSFTMVTVADVSRQLSQYCDVGELQKGDIIVEVNENLVMADSVSGIKARIQEGPEEFVFTVARARSSTSSPKNQKESQSEVENLKKQLESMKQELKRKERAIRELNAMLPWKPESEAVNGTQEINGNCYPSDSLVSGLSEDEFIV
- the LOC138311067 gene encoding dentin sialophosphoprotein-like isoform X6 codes for the protein MLIKKPKTGARQMLKSQSWANLSVSDSNLYKQLDGTFHGDGRRHAKYRMRRKQSDLQQLPPEGVSSLSNSLTDHSNNNLSTSSSDKENHWREDIDDWRSEVMSERSYQSSTLSHSQSQYRQRDGQSNYRIHNYGGREINNNKKLSNGNRMYSSHNDIYSHSKPSRMFEKETKENRALKSDELYKPVRREADIKEEEPVSEQVSRSHSLGDLTTGLTLSLVGQRKYESSQHVAGEKMSLTLPKDTSKTPEDIKNKLVKSKMESKKDSREATAKKESVVSKSETNVNSPVAPAKPRRSLPVVPRGSDVSEKKKHYTEMVRQRINVHSSMSGSSSRQSVNTPQSTSDQSKRVSGTPSDREVSDLLDSQSSDTSSKSSHSKESQNGKLENISEHRASAPVEKSDNTLDTSDFEAGNYATMPSSVRGESGVTTVTSVSSTADSGYSTNDPENDVYSSSSYSKSLQKFAQSLYTNGKGYGGSHRRDSTSQREPVDFNSPFSPPNATSSPTKVNAPGFPNSNNSDSKLSTKSLEPNRRHSSVMRSVSNGDIDPGVRPVSYGAGSPPAAMGNLSVYSAVPVNRVPRADNSHSQPRGRNSSPQRGHKSVVSPTQRQGYQNNNGQNYVVSPSNQHPSPAVRGHNSVGSPTNRHVSPVQRGHHSVTSPTNRHFSPAQRGHNSVSSPTNRHMSQVQRGPSSANSPANRRISPAQKVYNSMTSPPNQAKAVPAWNNVGSKMIPPTSSSTGAYHGHFKTIQNNIDSQNRPSQQGGNPFIRNREQPTGQVKETVVDYRSRSPRSDRPRSPRSERQRSPRSDQRSPRGEPPRILDYPVNALTLNLKHTRSQYNPSTSQPGHSTVTRPMKANVSHSNTSQYSTLPGNFKFNTKSEEDSQNCNTPCLFQILLSHELASVRFTIEDKSVLFNNMRLCECSVALPVLRKLPKKDNSLPVSPQGKYAQLGGPGSAFKPVKIPSSNVSFTMVTVADVSRQLSQYCDVGELQKGDIIVEVNENLVMADSVSGIKARIQEGPEEFVFTVARARSSTSSPKNQKESQSEVENLKKQLESMKQELKRKERAIRELNAMLPWKPESEAVNGTQEINGNCYPSDSLVSGLSEDEFIV